A region of Bos javanicus breed banteng chromosome 17, ARS-OSU_banteng_1.0, whole genome shotgun sequence DNA encodes the following proteins:
- the LOC133229270 gene encoding charged multivesicular body protein 4b-like yields the protein MGSGGERSGRPSRAEPSRSGRCRPARLAATTSVFGKLFGAGGGKAGKGGPTPQEAIQRLRDTEEMLSKKQEFLEKKIEQELTAAKKHGTKNKRAALQALKRKKRYEKQLAQIDGTLSTIEFQREALENANTNTEVLKNMGYATKAMKAAHDNMDIDKVDELMQDIADQQELAEEISTAISKPVGFGEEFDEDELMAELEELEQEELDKNLLEISGPETVPLPSVPSISLPSKPAKKKEEEDNDMKELETWAGTI from the exons ATGG GGAGCGGCGGGGAGAGGAGCGGGCGCCCGAGCCGAGCCGAGCCGAGCCGGAGCGGACGGTGTAGGCCGGCGCGGCTAGCAGCAACCACGTCGGTGTTCGGGAAGCTGTTCGGGGCTGGAGGGGGTAAGGCCGGCAAGGGCGGCCCGACCCCCCAGGAGGCCATCCAGAGGCTTCGGGACACGGAGGAGATGCTAAGTAAGAAGCAGGAATTCCTGGAGAAGAAGATCGAGCAGGAGCTGACGGCTGCCAAGAAGCACGGCACTAAAAACAAGCGCGCGGCACTCCAGGCCCTGAAGCGCAAGAAGAGGTATGAAAAGCAGCTGGCGCAGATCGACGGCACCCTGTCAACAATCGAGTTCCAGCGAGAGGCCCTGGAGAATGCCAACACCAACACCGAGGTGCTCAAGAACATGGGCTATGCCACCAAGGCCATGAAGGCTGCCCACGACAACATGGACATCGACAAAGTTGATGAGTTAATGCAGGACATTGCTGACCAGCAGGAACTTGCAGAAGAGATTTCAacagctatttcaaaacctgtaGGGTTTGGAGAAGAGTTTGACGAGGATGAGCTCATGGCAGAATTAGAAGAACTAGAACAGGAGGAACTAGACAAGAATTTGCTGGAAATCAGTGGACCGGAAACAGTCCCTCTACCGAGTGTTCCCTCTATATCCCTACCATCAAAACCCgccaagaagaaggaagaggaagacaatGACATGAAGGAATTAGAGACCTGGGCTGGAACCATTTAA